The sequence TTGTTTATCTGTTTGTTTGTCTGTTTGTCTGTCTATTCGTTTATCTGTTTGTCTGTCTATTCGTTTATCTGTTTGTCTGTCTATTCGTTTATCTGTTTGTCTGTCTATTCGTTTATCTGTCTATTCGTTTATCTGTTTGTCTGTCTATTCGTTTATCTGTTTGTCTGTCTATTCGTTTATCTGTTTGTCTGTCTATTCGTTTATCTGTTTGTCTGTCTATTCGTTTATCTGTTTGTCTGTCTATTCGTTTATCTGTTTGTCTGTCTATTCGTTTATCTGTTTGTCTGTCTATTCGTTTATCTGTTTGTCTGTCTATTCGTTTATCTGTTTGTCTGTCTATTCGTTTATCTGTTTGTCTGTCTATTCTTTTGTTTGTCTGTTTGTTTATCTGTTTGTCTGtctatttgtttatttgtttaccTGTTTATctgttcattttattatttttttttttttttggcagGGAGAGCACATTTTACTGGTTATGCCCCGATATGTACAAAAATCAGGAAAATACTTACGAATacaatatttcaaaaatcaTTGAAAGGGTATTAAACTATAAACATGTTGGTTATGGGGAAAAGAATAAACACATAGTTGAAATGTCTAAGTCTACTCCTACAACGGATGCATACAAACATTTCGGATACATTTCTCACTCTTTAAAGCTCCCATTGAgaattgatatatataatagatttaaattatttgaaaaagaatatttaggAGACGACATTCTTGAACTTTTGTATAAAGCTTTCTTTTCCACAGACgaaaaagatatatctaAAAGGACTAGTCTACATGATGAAACAAAAGACGACCTTTATAAAAGGAATGGTGTTCAACACACACAAGTAGATGTTCAAAAGTTAGCCTTTTTCTCTACAATTTATAGCGACTTGAACAAAAATAAGCATGTTCCAATCGAAAAGGAGGAACAGCGGAAGCAGAACGGTAGTGGTAGACTTGCTAGTCTGGGTGTTAAACGTGCGGAAGACGACGAAATGAACGGATGTGTTCACTCCAATCATTGCGGGAATCCAAATGACTATGATGGATATGATGCACAAGGGGATATTGCGCACAGAGGACGCAGTACACTAAATGAGGTAGTTATTACTGataaaaaaggggaaaataaagaaatgcAGAAAGATAAGGAAGAAGAGAACTTCCTTAAGGAGAAGCCATCATATGGTAGTAAGAAGAGTCGTAAAGAGTGCAACAGTGGAAGCAGTAGTAGTCACAGTAGACAAGATGGAGTGGAAAAGAGTTCGGAGGAGATCCCCTTCAAGAAAGATGAACCGAAATATGTGCTAATAGAAGAGATGCCAACAGCGAACaaacatttaaattatgttCCATCTAAATACAAGTTTACTAAAGAACTTATATTAAAATCCTCTTCCATATTTTTTGGACAAATGAGAATTGTATTACAGATAATTACTTTCTTCTtatgtattctttttttaatcacTATCTTTTTAgtcattttgtatatttacatgaaCAGTACAGACGAAGTGTCTATAATTCTAAAAGATGACGAAGTGATAGAGGAAATGCCGAGATATTTAAAGCGCCTATCAAGACATTTACTAAATGATgagaatgaaaatattaataaaaattattttcgaAAATTTAAGCATATGAGTTACCCCTTTTAGGGGGAGGGGGTGATAACGAAAGAGTTGACACGCACAGGCAGGCGAGTGCACGTATAAAAGCAAACATGTATAAAAGCAAACGCGCATAAAAGTAAACACGCATAAAAGCAAACGCGCATAAAAGTAAACACGCATAAAAGCAAACGCGCATAAATGTAAACACGCTTAAAAGCAAACGCGCATAAATGTAAACACGCTTAAAAGCAAACGCGCATAAATGTAAACGCGCATAAAAGTAAACACGCATAAATGTAAACGCGCACATGTACACACCCACCAACAGATCACATGGGCAATATATCAAttactcctttttttttttttttttttttttatttgttatgtatgtttttttGCAATTCCTAaactctttaaaaaatttcttttcaaACTTTCTCTTCTTTCTCGTTTCCACGTGACTATATTTCCTAACtcataaaaaggaaaaaaaaaaaattagcggcaaggaaaacaaaaagataaagagaaaaggaggatataaaaaggaaagaacAACCCCCATTCGAGATGGAAACCCTCGAAGGTCTTCCTCTCTTCCCTTTCATATTGTTGTTACCTTTTCGTAATTTTTGTTCTGAACATCTTTCCAGTTTGTAGAAAGTACAGTGCCACAGGACGTTTGCtaaattggaaaaaaaataatagaataaaaaaaaaaaaaaaataataaaataatgagaTAGCCATGTTTTATTAACTGCTCGATAATTATGTAGCATTGTTGGGGAATGTATAATCTCCTACAACTTGTTTCCCGTTTCCTGGTATAttgcacacacatatacatatatatatatatatatatatatatatatgtacgtacgtatgcACGCGAATATGTGTAATCCTTACAAATGACTTTATCATGGCACGCTTCGTGTCGTCATCTCCCTggtcatatatttttttaaaaaagttatctATGCCTCCTTCATCGTCTTCCTCCTTAATTGACTATTAAACGGAagggataaaaaaaaaaaaaaaaaaaaaaaaatatatgcgcACGGGTATTTAGTGAGGCAAGGCCTGAGCACTGATCCTTTTTACAcaagcatatgtatataaataggtatacatatatatgcatgtatacaGGAGCGCACATATATgagcattttttattttatttctctgCACCTGCGTTAGTTTGTCCCACTCCTGAGTGCTCTTGCCGCTGAACGGGTTTAagatattttcctttttctgcAAAGGAATacttttctcctttttttctaattgaCTCCATTCAAGGTCTACAAAAATGTACATGTTCATTATGAGTAACGGCAAAGGAGTTATCCGCTCGTCCTTACGTAactatacatttacatatttacataattacaCATTTACATAATTACACATTTACATAATTACACATTTACATAATTACACATTTACATAATTACACATTTACATAATTACGTTTTCACGCACTTACCTTTAACTTCTTTCTCTAGAATTACTTCTACTTTCATCTTTGAGCAAAAGAAAATAGTAGTATTTGTTTTGTTACGACTTAGCACAAACATGGGGTAGTAGACCATAAGGCAGTTTGTATGCACTTAAGCGTGTTCTCATGTGGACAATACAAATACACAGTAAgggcatatgtatatatgtatatatatatatgtatatatatatatatgtatatatatatatatgtatatatatatatgtatgtgctaAGCACACGACGCTGCTTATTTTTCCGAAAAACGACCTCTCCCAAATCGTGTTCGTATTATATCTCATGTGTGCACATGCagacatttatttatttgttagatttttttttttttttttttttttttctttttctgcaTTTGTCATCTCACGCGTATATATCTCAACTTACAGGTGTTATGTTTATTCTTGTTTGTAGGGGCAAAATCTTTGAAAAAAGATTCTTTTTCAGGCTGTATATTTCATCCtctatataagaataaattaaaaagaggACGTTGTTGTAAAGATGTTACAGTTTATGGGGTTTTGTtcactccttttttttttttttttttacattatttgtGCATGTTATAGCGAAGTTAATAATGGGCTAACCGttaattaatattgttaaaaaaagataatcaTCTCTTATGTAGTAAAGGAAATTATCCTTTTcgacattttttttatatattgtaaaaaaaacgCTACTGTCTGTTTGTGAAAAGTCAGATCTGTAAAGTAGGGTTTCATTTGTATGAAcaggaaaaaaatgttaatacgatggttgaaaaaaaaaaaaaaaaatatgaacaggtcaggtaaaaaaagatgaagcaaaaaatatttgtccAATACCTAATTATATTTTCGTTAACAGCCAATTTGgaatgttttaatttgttcAATTTGTCCAACTCGGTGTTCGTAAATACATTGTCCGATGTGGGGGTAGCATTATCTACACAACATGGAATACGGGAAAGAgggaaaaggtaaaaaaaaaaaaaaaaaaaaaaaaaagaaaaaaagaaaaaaagaaaaaaagaaaaaaagaaaaacaataaaatgaaatgccaaaaaacgtaaaaatgaaaaaaacacTGCCGTTACTACGTTAAACATTcgaaaacttttttttcataaaaacatactaatgtaaatgtataacCCATTGCTTCTTCACAATTCCTATATGTGTTAATACGGAAAATAGGTAATTCCAAGGTTCATCTAACTTCACACTTTAACAGGCGCACATTGAACGAAGTGGCATATCACACAGTGGACGATAATAtacgttttaaaaaataagagaaaaaacaaataagtaAATGAGTAATAAAGTAGGTAAAGAAGTACATACGTAACGAGTTTAAGCACGTAGagatataaatgtattaacaagtacataattaaatatgtcGTGGGGCAAAAAGTTCAATCATTCAAAAAGTAgcgaaaaggaaaaataaaacctTCCTATGAGAAAAACTTTTGacagagaaaaaaaaaaaaaaaaaaaaaaaaaaaaaaaaaaaaaaattaaattgtgtacttattttaaatgcatgaatatttaaatataataatacgaGAATTAATAACATTAGGAACAGCGAATGAAGAAGGCGTTTTTGAAAAGCTATCAAAACGCTTTTATTACCATTGTTACTTACTTACAaggaacaagaaaaaaaaaattagctcGGAAATATTTGCtggaattttaaaaataagggcaaatttatacatacatgtacacaaTTATTTATGCGTACACATGtgctcatatatattatatatatatatatatatatatatatatatatatatatgcaagtatacgcatgtatacatatgaatacaagtatacatatatacttccgtacgcacacatatatatttacatatacgagtttacatatgtacatacatacatacatacatatatatatatatatatatatatatatatatatatatatatatatatatatatatatatatatatatatattcacacgTGCACTTATCCCTACAGGTGAgcatttttcacatttttgcGGGAATTGCACAAAGCTTAATGCAACTACAAGCGGAAAAGCATTTAACCCATACAATATTTAGCGTGTACAACTGTTCCTACCGTTCTTTGTACCAGTGTGATAACCTTTTTTGAAGGAAAACTTTGTTATAAGCTGGTGGGGAGTATTAGCTAAGTAGCAGCataattaaatgataaaaaaaggaaagaaaacaaaaaaacaggaaattaaaaataggataaaaaaataaaaaaaagaa comes from Plasmodium malariae genome assembly, chromosome: 7 and encodes:
- the PmUG01_07044900 gene encoding conserved Plasmodium protein, unknown function; this encodes MNDRYLLNNILIKSSLVKRYVKCPYRNEKGGKNIVVLLYMYSKYYKKICTVDKFKTSNKKLYIVYTSDKNVKINNIKNRIVKHNVLYNFKILFSVMLFLILLYSFLICLIVYNNKHHVECTLPFTDCPLLLHADIHNFFKNYKVNNITKENILAIYRSMEKLNAHRHHTHGSNALRSSISGRGMLGGGILRNGAHMKKKRYTILKTQRVQCTHCEVVFSIMGNETVQDIFDFEEINKCVKIIDTRSCVNVKNGVIKNSKIHIYKKYTDTIKNMDHLENLNSHEYFLKGMYYNSYMKEKVVIRDKIKYLYPSLYNYVVNLDDFKFYGEGGKRIHVNQEDLRDGNSPSDENANLCRSACGHFAESTFYWLCPDMYKNQENTYEYNISKIIERVLNYKHVGYGEKNKHIVEMSKSTPTTDAYKHFGYISHSLKLPLRIDIYNRFKLFEKEYLGDDILELLYKAFFSTDEKDISKRTSLHDETKDDLYKRNGVQHTQVDVQKLAFFSTIYSDLNKNKHVPIEKEEQRKQNGSGRLASLGVKRAEDDEMNGCVHSNHCGNPNDYDGYDAQGDIAHRGRSTLNEVVITDKKGENKEMQKDKEEENFLKEKPSYGSKKSRKECNSGSSSSHSRQDGVEKSSEEIPFKKDEPKYVLIEEMPTANKHLNYVPSKYKFTKELILKSSSIFFGQMRIVLQIITFFLCILFLITIFLVILYIYMNSTDEVSIILKDDEVIEEMPRYLKRLSRHLLNDENENINKNYFRKFKHMSYPF
- the PmUG01_07045000 gene encoding calcyclin binding protein, putative, with translation MDNATPTSDNVFTNTELDKLNKLKHSKLAVNENIIRSDFSQTDSSVFFTIYKKNVEKDNFLYYIRDDYLFLTILINEDEIYSLKKNLFSKILPLQTRINITPMKVEVILEKEVKDLEWSQLEKKEKSIPLQKKENILNPFSGKSTQEWDKLTQSIKEEDDEGGIDNFFKKIYDQGDDDTKRAMIKSFQTSCGTVLSTNWKDVQNKNYEKEI